A segment of the Solea senegalensis isolate Sse05_10M unplaced genomic scaffold, IFAPA_SoseM_1 scf7180000015130, whole genome shotgun sequence genome:
tcacattttattatgaacATTGGAAGTGAAATTCATATTTGAAGTGTAATTATCTGCACGGTATCCAGCGCCACCACCTTACAAGCATGTTCTCGTCAGCAGGTAAATATTGTAAACAAAAGAGCTACACTTGATCACAGCTTGTGTTCCTGGCAAATAATATCTGAAATAATGTTACATAGAACTGATAGTTGAGGCAAATGCTGCACTTTCTCttgttgtcagtgtttataacatCCTACTCTGAGTTCTGTATAAATAATGTTCTAGCAGCAATGTTTTACAGGTTATTATATCCTTGTTGTGGTCTTTATCAGAGATAAAGAGTGCccttgcattttatttattttatttcaaacgAGAAGACTTGGTAACAAAAAATATCCTTCGTTCTACAAAATCACCAAATTTGTAAATCCATGAAACCAAAAATGGCTTGTTTGTCTTCCAACTCGAAACATCTGACTGACTCTACGACACTTCACGCGGACTCACCTGGTGGGCATAAGGTGGTTGTAGTTGAAGACCTTGACGAAGGCCTTGATCTTGGACCTCTTAGCGATCTTCTTCTTGCCCATGGTTGTGGTCACCTTGCGGGGATAGCGGTCGATGCCTGCGACCAGAGCGTGGCTGTAAGGACGGTCGGCGGTGCCATCGTCAATGTTCTGTAGGGGAAcgttaaagaaaaaacagcgTGAGAAACTCAAAGGCTGGGGAATCAGCTCTGCTGTAAGGGGGATCGTCTCATTCTAGAATCAACACTCATATCAAAAAAACTCCACCAATACAAAATCCTCCACCTACATAACCcaacttaaaaagaaaacaattgatTACTAATTTAACTAACAATTTTGTTAATCCATCAGTTTGTGTTACCATTAACAAGTAAAACTAGCTCTTATTCATCAGTGAGAATAGATTTGCTCCATCTAACAACGAcaatttgtggacaaaacaccaCATTCGgaaacactgaccaacattCTTACATTTATGGAACAATAATCAGACTTATCACTTAAGAAATTCACTGCAACCCGTAACATTTTCAAGTGTCTAACAACTGTGCAATTAATAATGAGCCAATACTTATTCCATAAATCTTCTCTGCTAATCAGTCTACCCATACATTCAGACAGACGTGATCTTGACAAGTTCAAACCAAATATCATAACAGAAGAGCTAGGATGAAGTTATTGTCTTCACTTATGTTTGCAGAGAAAGAATTAATCCGGTGAGTGGCAAATTATCTGATCTTGATGCCAATAAACTACCTGACTGACTAAAAAGCCAACAGAAACTCAAAAGACACTAGTCCAGCGGCAGAAAAACATGCCGGTGCCACAATGTGAACCTCccggtgtacctaataaagtggccagtgactGGACCCGCACTCGTGAATATCCTCCGTGtaaacactgtacatttaaacacatttacgaCACAGACATGTCTCCATCTTACCTTGACAATGACAGCCTTGCGTCCGGCGTAGCGTCCAGCTAACACCATCACCACCTTCCCAGGCTTCATAAATTTGCCCATTTCTGCAAGAAAGACAACAAAGTTAGTGCCTGGCGATTATGAAGGCGATACGGACACAGACAGTAGCTACAGAActactgggggaaaaaaattaaacatttaatctaatctaacgtGGAACTTCCTGTGGGAATGTGACTGCAAATGCAACACTTACAGCTAAGCTAGATAGCATTAGCcgccaggtgtgtgtgtttacatggtgCCATTTTAGTTCAGTTAAAGCTTTACTTAACGCTTTAAAGTTAAGATAAAACAAGCGACACAGCGTTAGCTCTGgctataaaacacaaaaccactAAAACCAGGCGGTTCACTTTCAAACTGAAGCCGCCATGTTGGAATGAGACCCTGCGGAGACGAAGCGCTGCGATAATTTATGCTTATTTTTAATCGCAGCCgaattaaaatacacacaaatatcaacGGAATCTCATCCAGGTGAGTAGCACACACACGTTTGAGGCGATAAACACTATAAATGAGGCTGATTTAGTCAGATGATCGAGGATTTTTTGCGTGGAAGTTTCACTCACTGATGCTGTGCTACGGCCGCCGCTACCAAGAAAGGAAGTCCGGAAGGTTTTTGTCAACTTTGACCCCAACGACCAACTACGTCACTTCCGGAAATAATATCGTCCTATTTCGACTGTTAGTTTGGTCTGTAGCAATTTGTGCTCATACGTAAAAAGtaagatattatattatatttacatataaaaagtACTATACTACGGAAGCGCTCACTGAAAAATGGCTGTTTTCCGAGTTAATTATGTAATTTTTCCAGAGGCTTTTTTCAGGTCTGAATTTATGATATTTTCTcgatatttatattttttcataCAAAAAATCTCGTAATTTGAGAACCCCCATAAAATCTTGGAAATTCTCAGACTAAGAAAATCTCATAAATTCAGACCCTCCAAAAAAATCTCGTAATTTCAGAACCCCCCCAAGAAAATCTCATAAATTCAGTAATGGCAAAATTCAGAGccagaaaaaacagagaaaacagctaTATAACggtacaaataataacaatatggtTTTAAGTGGATATGTTAAGTGATATGGAAATATTATACTTAATATACATACATTCACTTACATATTCACTGTACATAAAACAGCAGTCACTTTTGTGACATAAACATGTATGATGATGTAAAAAGTCATGTGACAGACTGATAAACAGCACAGCGGTTCATTTATTACACGTTTCCTGTGTTTACAGCAGTAGGTACAGTAGGtatgaaacaaaacatgataaaaacacaaaatcaagtCCACTCTTCATGTCACCCAATATATTAACTGTCATTAaagggatttaaaaataaaaaataatatattaacaCGATTTAAATCATCAGCGATGTGACAGCGGCTACTTTAATCATCTGATATGTCGTCATATGTTCTTTCTTACTTCAGTGTTGAGCTAAaacctgaataaataaatgtcagaaaatacacAGTTTACGTAGTGAATACAGCCCAGAACAAagcacaacataaacacaagataaaataaaaacatgtgtgtgtccaggtgaaTTAATAAGGGATTtttctttaaaggtttttttaataatctgtcAGAGGTCTGGACCCAGGAACCATGAAGTTCTACACCATCTATAAAACAACCTCAGTTTAAAAGCATCTATGGTTTTTTTACATTCAgtatttaaagtgatagttcaggggtttttttttgcttttggttGTGTactggcacagcgccccctgcatgTGGAACAATAGGGACAGATTTTAGCCACCTAATAAAAGCCTCAATTAAATTTCCACCAAATAAAGATGCTGTCGCCCGTGCTAAACGCCTTTAGATGGCCTTTTTCTACAAAAGTAGCACGAtttatgctgtgttcacaccagacCCGATACAATATTTGTTGCGCAACAACTTTACATTACGTTGCGTCTATCAAGCGCCTGACGCTCGAGTTGAAATTGTTCAACTTTTGCAGAAAACAGCACTGATGCGATGACTAGGGCTGaaacgattattaatcgattactaaattaattgactcaactattttgataatcgatttaaggttttttattattattaaatgtgaatattttctggtttctttgatccatataccaaagaagtcattaaaaacagaataattttcgtttgtggacaaaccaagacgtttgagaacattatcatatccaagtttgacaaacactggtcaATATTTTTGACAAGAAAAAACCCCTGAACTATCCCGTTTCAGGATATTATTTGTGCATCTCAACAGTTTGAGggacattaaaacataaacaaagtaaaGTTATAGTTTACAATCACGTCAAACACGTCAGTGGGGAAAGAGCAGCAGTTCATACAGGGTCAGAATCATCACAGCAGAATGTTTACGTATAGtacatgtcacattttaacattcataaaatgttaaacaacaaaaacatcacaccCTGACTGGAAAATCGAAGATATTTCTCATTTCTCTCTGACCTGAGTGGTTTTGCTCTGCTACATGTGATTGATTGAGCTCAGCAAAGGAGCCCCTgaagtttgtttacatttcttgCAGTAATTTATGTTGAAAGTTTCTACAGTATATTACCGTAGTGTGTATTAGGGCTGCAGCAAACActtcttttctgtctgtccatcatttttgtagttgtttAGTCCATTAACCATGACCAGCATGAtattcaggccgcctggatttattttgatttaacggctgtagaattgtccaaaatAATGTGCTATTGTAAACAGAGCTGCattgattaaatgttttatcgACTTTAGAGCTTAAACAattactagattattaatcgacAATCGATtaatttgagtgttttaaagGAATTGAAAcaagttttgtgatttttcagcggacgttttatggaccaaacgatttctcgactaatcgattatgaaaagaatcgttagttgcagccctaatcgaCTTTAAAGTGATGAGAAAACCAGGGTTCTCAAACCCCAAATGACCTGAAGGCCACTAAACTGAATGGTTTAGTAAAGATGGGAGTTTAAAACTACATCAAGATATTCCATCGTGACATTGCctaaaacaatatttgtgaagatatttcaaaataaaagcggtTGTTTTGCAATGGAACAATATAACGCTATAGttcaaaattcaacatttatgaCGCAAAATCAATCTGTTAATAAAAAACaggggctgcatgtggcctgtgagccacgagtttgagacctcagAAACCTATTTTTAGTAGCGTTAGatgaataaacagaaaagaaaaaacaaatgaaaggtaaagtgatttcagtgtttttggattaaaatcagatttttttttttacacttataaCAATAATAGCACAAATTTCAGTTTACGATAATAATCCTGACGTTGAGTTTTTCGCATTGTCCCACACACattagcaacagcagcaacaatgcAACAGGTGTGGCCACGAGGtggtcaaagctccgccccctaaCACTGAAAGTTGTAGGTTTTTTTGTAGCGCGACATTTGGTTTGGCAACGTAATTcacgttttttcttttaaacaattGTAGAATTACTTAATCTGTTTCATCGTTAGTGGTAACTTGTCCACATCATGAAAGCTAATGGATATGAGTAAAAAAACGCGTTTTATAGCCACTGTAAAagtttaaagcattttttttattagcatCGCAGTAATATCGTAAATCACGATAAAGAAATGTTTATATCGTTGAATTGCTGTTGGCTTTAGATAAAgtttaaagcagatttttaaAACCATCACAGTAACATCATGAATTGCAGTTATTTCGGTCGAGACTATCACAATACGAAATTTCTCTCATCATCTCGTGTCTGTGAGCCCAAGTAGCGACATGTAATTTTGCCCTAAAATACTGAAAGTCGCGTTTTACGTCTCATATTTTCTCCTATTTAAATATCAGTAACATATTTTGAAATATGAGTTGCGTTAGTTCATCTGTTTCCTCTGTATTTGTATGAACACgatctaaaaacaaaactttaaagCAAATGTTTTGCAGTTATCATAATGACATCTTAGTCGGAGTAATTATTGTCTTGGACTATAGATTTGACGGCTGCTTAAATGACCTTTAAAACGTGACCTACTTGAagtacaaacacatgcaggtaCAGTAAGCGTCGCGTGGTTCTCCCGCCGATAAAGCGCTCCTCAGAAAGCGTCCTTGATGTTCTTCAGCTGCCGGACAGCCAGGTCCACGGGGAGGCGGAACTTGAGGTGGCTGATGCGGCCCAGGATGCGCAGGGCTCCCTCGAAGCCGGTCTGTGCCATGTAGCTCCAGGCCTGGTAGTGCGGGTGGATCAGCGTCCCCGACTTACACAGCAGGTTGAGCCACGACACCAGCCGCTGCTCGTTCAGAGCCATGCACACCAGCGCTTTGAACTCTGTGTCCGGCCCCCGCTTGTAGCGTCCGTGCTCCTTCAGCACGGTGTGGACGGCCCACAGCAGCGACTGCTTAGGGGTGATAGTCACTGGGCCGCCCCCTACAGGCAGTCTGAAGGACTGTGAGAGCTGCCGGGCCGGCGTCTCCACAAAGGCCTTCCCATTTTTGGAGTGGTAGTATTTGACAAAGAGCTCCCACGGGTGCATGGTCTGTGTCTCTGGTCTGTACGGCAGCAGACAGGAAATGGGAGCCAGCACTAGGCTCATGGTCTGAGAGGGCGCAAAGAGGCCGTGAGACAACAAGTCCTTCAGAGCGATCGCCAGCTCCTTCCTCACGGCCGTCGTCAGCTCGTCACGGGGCCCGAGGGCCGCGTTGCTGGTGTAGTTGACGATGTGTTCGACGGGCTGATGCCTGCACGAGCCCAGCACCCGCACTCTGTCCACGGCCGCCTCCAGGCGCTGCAGCAGGGGCCCGTAGTCCCTCACTGTGGGCTCCTGAGGCCACATGCTCGAGGGGACGCGCCCCGCCGCACAGCCGAACTGACTCGCGGCGAAGATCTGCAGCACAGCGAGGGCcttctggatgagctgcaggcCGGTCTCGCGTATCCTCTGGGCCTGTTCAGGGTCCACTGTGGACCagacaacaaaaatacatttatatagaCAAAAGGACTCTGTGCTGGGTCTGAGCTGCTAATAAAATACATGGATCATTGTAGGAAAACccaacaaacaagcacacactgaAGGGATTAAACACGgcaacaaggaaaaacaaatattagcTACTAATAAAAAATGCACCTGCGGAAATATACGAtttcttaagaatatgttcacagCTTTAAATCACCTTTAAAAAGCCTTTTCTAACTTGTTTATAAACAattccacagagacacaggatctgctggtctactgctgccttgtgtgttACGTTAGTGTCAccgaggttaatctgaacaaggGATTTcacacagaagtcacagaatATCACATGTGAAGTTAcaaaaggaggcagcagtggatcctgTGGGCTGTGATGTTagaaaatcactggttttctctatgggatttggtgcagggctaaagcatttttaaagtttccagttaaaaaaaaagctttgcaaAAGTTAAATAGACTGTACAGTATAGTGTGAACTAAAGCAGGTGTGAATTTTCTGTTTCAAGGGAGGGCGAGCATTCTGTCGTCCTATTCTGGTTTTCTACCAGCAGGGGGTGTAACAGCTGAGGCAGCCCTGGCTACATGTCAGCATCTCACATTtacaccggctctactcgccttgcctcgccttggcacggcacggtttaagtagcgtttccactagcatagtacctggtactgcACGGTCTAAAaaaggttccaagcgtgctagtAGTAGGtaactatgcgatgattggtcagactgccggccgctgactggcctgagtcctgtcacaggaagagacgtcccactcACAAATCGCACCGAACTGctccgaactgtagatcacttaaaactacttaacaatgcTAActacgtgggttaatctccaacaactaccagggaaacctctatatttaacagcagtcttttaaagtggagtggtgtatttagggtcAGCGCCACTGATCGCGAgccacagaccgctgccgctgtagtctgtggagtaggaggctgtactccggagacgtgtggacagaaatcaagccaaacagtgccgacttgtagataagttaaaactacttaacaatcctaaaaacttgggttaatctccaacaactacagaagtctgttgtaaagtcactagtcactcgtgtgtgtggcgtataaaacaagtcaccgcagtttcactcagccgtgcagtgatgactccgcccacattaagtaggtagttttttgtagtggagatgcaacctaatcgtgccgtgctGAGGTGAgtcgagtagagccggtggaaatgcgccaatACAATCACACTTCAGTTGAAAATCTGGGCTTGTGCTCGTTGTGTAAATGACAATAATATCccttctttgtttgctttgaacGGTCTGACCTTTCTTCTTCAGTCCTGGAGTTCTGGCGCTGGATCCTGCTGCCTGCGGCTGCTGGTCGTGTCCAACGTCCGACAAGAGACTCCCCCACCCTCACCTCCAGAGGGCCAcatttttacttcctgtgtgtggtAAAATATAACAGTTTAAGAATAACACCAACTTGCTTAATTTGCACATATGCTTATTCACTTAGtagtattttaaattaaaaattaaatgcaacttaacttttgaataaaaaaagtaaaaactttagtttagttttaaaaaagtgtatttctttaatttcatacacaaataaaaaacaaacaatttaatATAAACACGTTTTCAAAAAGTCTTGAATGAAAACAAGCAGAAAGAATAATAATCTTATTTACTATGCCCCTTTATTCCAATTAATGAATTTACATAGTCtataaaacaacatgacaatAAATACAACATGTAAACTTACCACAAATAAgtaataaagtaaatattatCCTTTCATTGAAAGGATTTTAAGTAAAGGGCTTCCATCCATCTGTTTATCTATCCTTCCTTACTTCCTTTAGGTCTTCATTAAATAAGAATATCCTTTATTTGTATGGGACCTTCTGAAAACATAGTAACATAGTGATATGCAGGACACAGCGTGTAAACAAAAGAATTAAAAGTTgacaccacaaaacaaaataaaaaaataagaataaggaATAAAGAACAAGGAACTCGCCAAACATTCTCTCTCGTTCCTCCCTGTTATTAAAGTCCTGTTCCTTCTTTCAGGTTTCCACGTGTACCACAAGATCACCGTCTGGGTGCCAGAGTCGTGTCTTCTGGTCAGCATCGGTCTGATCGTGGGCGCCATCATGCACTCCGTCAAGGAGGAGCCTCCCGCTGTGCTCTCCAGCAACGTCTTCTTCCTCTACATGTTGCCCCCCATCGTCCTGGATTCGGGCTACTTCATGCCCACCAGGCCTTTCTTCGAGAACGTCGGCACGGTGCGTCACACGCCGTCCTCTGTCCTTTTTAAAGGCCCAGAAtgtcacatttaggagggtttactgAAAGAAATTTAATAATTCTGTactaaaatatgtttgtatcagtgtataattactttaaataaaaaaaaaaaattagtttttGTAGCTTTTaggcaagggtcttgctttatggaggtGGCACTATGCCCTtgacttgattttcttttttgtgcagATTGGTCAATGTAAATTCAAAATTCTTAATCTTCTAAatctaaattcaaaatggccgacttcctgttgggtgaagtTCGTATTCGTAGACGTGTTCATGCTCTGTCTCTTGTGTCATGTATGAATTTTCGGGCAGAGAGTCCAATGTACGGCGAAGTTTCAGTCCATTTCCTGTATCGTGGCAAACGGTCAAAATTTGCTAACATTTagatggttgccgtggccacgcccctttttGAATCTGCAAGACCCTTTGACATCTGTGATGTTTCTATGTACAAATTGACACAATTTGTATGTTGGTAAGATTATCGGacaagtttgtttatttacgaAATGTGCAAATCGCAAAAGATGGATGCCAAATTcgaaatggccgacttcctgttgagttgaggtcatggtcccaatagaccttttttttcgtcttgggctgtgacatgtttccaccaagtttcgtaAAACTTGGTGCAACTTAAGTTTTGGCTTTATCCTACTGGGTTTCACTTTTGCATATTGCCcttattttataacattttttgcTAGCGCCAATTTTCGTCTGTTTTCGCCATTGTTTagtgcctcaaaaatgcgattccaATGGGTCTTAGTTACTAAACTGTTAATTTTTCCCGAATTGTTTGGACCTTTCTCACATGACCAACCCcttcctgaccagactagatgttCACCAGCCACCCAGACctttttttacacagataataACGTTTCCTTTGCATGTGCAGGTGCTGTGGTTTGCAGTGGTGGGGACTCTGTGGAACAGCATCGGTATCGGCATGTCCCTGTTTGCCATCTGCCAGATCGAGGCGTTCGGCGTCCAGGACATCAACCTGCAGGAGAACCTGCTGTTTGCCACCATCATCTCTGCCGTGGACCCCGTGGCTGTGCTCAGCGTGTTCGAGGACGTGTCCGTGAACGAGCAGCTCTACATCGTGGTGTTTGGGGAATGTCTCTTCAACGACGCCGTCACTGTGGTGAGTTGGACATTTGAAAGTGTTGGCACCGCACACACGCGAGGCTAGGACTTAACCCATAACCTCCGGGCAACTGCTTGTTATGAAAACAAAGGtgtttattatcaaaaatgtaaatgaaatacCTAAAACCAAATGTATGACGTCTTCGTGTACAGATGCCCGTCCTTGTCCTCTGACCTCTTGATGAGGCAGAGAACTGGttctcactggatattttcacACAGTTCTTTGTAACAgacacgttcaaagtcacttaaatgagtTTGAACTCAGAAGGTCGTGTTGACGTTATTTAAATGtctaaatgcatttatttgctGCCACATGAGTTGCTGGTTAGATATTTGCGTTAACAAGCAGTGGACCggctgtacctaataaagtggctgcgtAGTGTTTATCACAAACTTTGGAGAATGTGGAGAGTACAATAACCTCAGCGACCAGTCAACACTACTAATACATGAAACAGCAGCTTTGCTATTGTGTTTTCTGAACCTTTTCTACTCCGTGAGACTAAAGGCTGAGCTCAGGTTTCAGATAGAAACTTGTTCACACACTATTTTCCGTGTTATTATGGGTTATGTGAGAGCGTAGTAGTGTGTGTGACGAGAAGAGTCCAAGCTTATTCCTAAACtaacattttattgaatttaaaaatgcatgtgaGGGAATGTTGTCGCAGATCTAAATGCACCGTTTTTAAAAGAGACGGTTTCCTGAGATGCTGTCAAACCTGTTCCCGTGGTATCATTTGGGTAAATGGGAggagttaaaacacacaaatttgACTGAGGTGAGCTCATCTCACATTTCTCCCCCCTCCTcgcctccttttctttcttttttttttattgtgttttaaaaggaaaaaaaacccagccaCTGCTGTGGTGCGACCCTTTTGTTTAGTACACAGTAGCAGAGCTGATGCAGGACCTGAAGACAAACATTTACCCAGGAGACTGGGAGGGAGAGTCCAGACACGGCGGCATGCTTGTTCACGGACGGCTTTGTGTTTCACTGCTACACACCCATCACACATATGACATGATATAAtatttgaccaaaaaaagaagcaaaggcATGTTTGATTAACGGAGTGATAATGTGTGGTGAGACTAATCCAGATTACATCGATACACAAAGGGAAAAAGGCACAAattagccactttattaggtacagtgGACACTTTTGGACATCAGTGAGGCTTTATCACTAGGGAGGGGAATCGGTTAAAATCTGAAACagtccaaaaatcctatatatatcacatgcttcactctgcacagactgtaaaaatgtaaataaaaatcagcaaaagctgAGTTTAATAATGCGTAAATAATAATCCAGTACATAGATCAACAGTTTCTTAAATACacagatcagcagcagcagcagccacgtTAAAAATCCCTTAAATCACCAACTTTTTTCCACATTCTCAGTTTGAAgttcagcaggttgtcttgactatgtctgcatggagttgttgtcatgtgactgactAGATATTTGCATCAACAAGCCGCTAAACAGGcatacctaataaagtggctgctgagTGTAGGACAAAAGGTTTCCTGTTTGCctttatcatatatatatgtatatatatatatgatgtatgtgtatatacagttcTTTCTGAATCCCAGGGAATAAAAGTGTCCTTAActtaactataataataaaactggtTCCTTTTAAGAGACCTAATCACAGTTTTGATGGAGATGGACATTTAATATATCACCTAGAAGTGaggttgttttaaaataaaacaaatcttttttagtAAGAGACATAGTTCTACAGTCCCTTAAATggacgtgtgtttgtttgttttctgtcattttgaagCAGGAGTTTATTATGTACACAAAGAGCAACGCCTCCGCCCTCATAAACTTctacataaaacaacaaaagacaagtAGAGGGAGAGCAAAGGCCACCGTAAAAGTAAAGATGACAGTCTGTGGTAAATTGTGTTATAACCAGACAATAAAATGTAGAATTTCACCAAACGTCCTCTTTTAAAAAGTACTGAGTAGGAGCCACAACAGAGTCTACGTTATTTACAACTGTTTTCTGTACGGAATCATCAACGTGATCGACTTTAACGTCAACGCTTTTAGGAATTAAGGGACAAAGTCACACATTGTAAATGGAGGAAATCTTGTAAATGCTCCTTTTCCCCATGCGTCATTCACAGACATGAGATTTATCAAGTTGCAAACAGTGCAGAGTAAATATTTCAGTCAATCACTCTTATCAGGAACCGCTTTATTTCAGGCCTGTGACCCCGCCCATTCACCCACTCACTGTGTGCACGTGTCTCCAGGTGTTGTACAACATGTTCAGCTTTGTGGCGAACATGCCGGTGGTGGAGCCGGTGGACGTGTTCCTGGGCGTGGGGAGGTTCTTCGTGGTCGGGCTCGGCGGCCTGGGCTTCGGCGTCCTGTTCGGCTTCGTCGCCGCCTTCACCACGAGATTCACGTCCAGGGTGCGGGAAATCGAGCCGCTCTTCATCTTCATGTACAGCTACCTGGCCTACCTGGTCGCCGAGCTTTTCGCCATCTCGTCCATCATGGCGTGAGTAGATTACGGGCCCAGATGTGATCACTTCCGCGAGATCATCACAGAAATAACATTCCCGTGTCGGTCGCTTGGTTTCTCTCCGCAGCATCATCACCTGCGCGCTCACCATGAAGTACTACGTGGAGGAGAACGTGTCGCAGCGCTCCTGCACCACCATCCGCCACGTGGTCAAGATGCTGGGCTCCATCTCCGAGaccctcatcttcttcttcctcggCGTCGTCACCATAACGACGGATCACGAGTGGAACGTGGGCTACATCCTGTTCACGCTGCTGTTTGCCTTCATATGGAGAGGCCTGGGTGAGCAGAGGGCAGAGGGCAGAGGGCAGAGGGCAGAGGGCAGAGGTCGAGGCTGTGTCATGTGGgagttgctgtgtttttgtgcgaGATCttacacacttcctgtttgatcacatacaaacatgttcaTAAATACA
Coding sequences within it:
- the LOC122761974 gene encoding 60S ribosomal protein L27; translated protein: MGKFMKPGKVVMVLAGRYAGRKAVIVKNIDDGTADRPYSHALVAGIDRYPRKVTTTMGKKKIAKRSKIKAFVKVFNYNHLMPTRYSVDIPLDKTVVNKDVFRDPALKRKARREAKVKFEERYKTGKNKWFFQKLRF
- the LOC122761976 gene encoding sodium/hydrogen exchanger 2-like, which translates into the protein MQDTACFHVYHKITVWVPESCLLVSIGLIVGAIMHSVKEEPPAVLSSNVFFLYMLPPIVLDSGYFMPTRPFFENVGTVLWFAVVGTLWNSIGIGMSLFAICQIEAFGVQDINLQENLLFATIISAVDPVAVLSVFEDVSVNEQLYIVVFGECLFNDAVTVVLYNMFSFVANMPVVEPVDVFLGVGRFFVVGLGGLGFGVLFGFVAAFTTRFTSRVREIEPLFIFMYSYLAYLVAELFAISSIMAIITCALTMKYYVEENVSQRSCTTIRHVVKMLGSISETLIFFFLGVVTITTDHEWNVGYILFTLLFAFIWRGLGVLVLTQIINPFRTIPFNMKDQFGLAYGGLRGAISFALAFTLPDSISRKPLFVTATIVIILFTVFIQGISIRPLIEFINVRRTNRNLDTINVEVHCRLMEHTMAGIEDLCGQWSHFYWKDKFMKFNTRILRRILIRDSRSESSIVALYKKLELQSAMEILDTVSGDISAAPSIVSLYEEKKSAAKPKKKFMAGDLRNMHDILSKNMYKIRQRVRQRNSDKAFYSQLWSKDVFFVFTDFSFFFLDFPSKQNKVKTWFLWKLLEERKKSDAIIV
- the LOC122761977 gene encoding RUN domain-containing protein 1-like — protein: MFSEGWGSLLSDVGHDQQPQAAGSSARTPGLKKKVDPEQAQRIRETGLQLIQKALAVLQIFAASQFGCAAGRVPSSMWPQEPTVRDYGPLLQRLEAAVDRVRVLGSCRHQPVEHIVNYTSNAALGPRDELTTAVRKELAIALKDLLSHGLFAPSQTMSLVLAPISCLLPYRPETQTMHPWELFVKYYHSKNGKAFVETPARQLSQSFRLPVGGGPVTITPKQSLLWAVHTVLKEHGRYKRGPDTEFKALVCMALNEQRLVSWLNLLCKSGTLIHPHYQAWSYMAQTGFEGALRILGRISHLKFRLPVDLAVRQLKNIKDAF